A DNA window from Coffea arabica cultivar ET-39 chromosome 6c, Coffea Arabica ET-39 HiFi, whole genome shotgun sequence contains the following coding sequences:
- the LOC113694221 gene encoding probable ribosome biogenesis protein RLP24 isoform X2 → MMLLIFRFCRSKCHKNFKMKRNPRKVKWTKAYRRLHGKDMTQDSTFEFERKRNKPERYDRNLAENTLKAIKKIDKVRVDREARHHAMRMKGKKAMERKEAAKELEQSIHMVKAPAALQQEASLTLPKIKVKVSQEQSQENRMEE, encoded by the exons ATGATGCTTTTG ATCTTCCGATTTTGTAGGTCAAAATGCCACAAGAATTTTAAGATGAAGAGAAACCCTCGCAAAGTTAAATGGACCAAGGCTTACAGAAGATTGCACGGGAAGGATATGACTCAG GATTCAACATTTGAATTTGAACGGAAGAGAAATAAGCCAGAAAGATATGACAGGAACCTAGCAGAGAATACATTGAAGGCCATAAAGAAAATTGATAAAGTCAGAGTTGACAGGGAGGCTAGACACCATGCAATGAG GatgaaaggaaagaaagctaTGGAACGGAAAGAGGCAGCTAAGGAATTGGAGCAGAGCATCCACATGGTCAAAGCTCCTGCTGCTCTTCAACAAGAGGCATCTCTCACATTGCCAAAGATCAAGGTGAAGGTTTCCCAAGAGCAGTCGCAAGAAAATCGTATGGAAGAGTAG
- the LOC113692655 gene encoding ultraviolet-B receptor UVR8-like isoform X3 gives MSGVGGRGVEEDKMESEEEITENKSKRKSPVVLMWGYLPGASQQRMPLLSPTPIQFPDSRDSWKDVCAGGCGFALAISGSGKLITWGSTDDQGQSYLTSGKHGETPEEFSLPTEAPVLKAAAGWAHCVSITDNCNVYTWGWKECVPSGMITRNFSAGESDEDDAFEKQNSVASEQVSPRSPSSKSTFSLESHLENKRPGEESTKRRRISPAKQEFESSIANDEPLSAPPCRVALDPGVKITAVAAGGRHTLALSDMGQVWGWGYGGEGQLGLGSRIKLVASPHLIPCIEPYLNGKDSPSMMPQGGITSAAHVQKVFGSYIRDIACGGRHSAVITDAGVLLTFGWGLYGQCGQGNTNDVLRPTAVASLSGTCIEALAAGLWHTVCVSADGRVHVFGGNQFGQLGLGTITDQAETLPRLLDAPILEHKRAKMVSCGARHSAILTGMATYLRTVRYIAGAGISMVS, from the exons ATGAGTGGAGTTGGAGGTAGAGGTGTGGAGGAAGACAAGATGGAGAGTGAAGAGGAAATCACCGAGAACAAAAGCAAGAGGAAGTCGCCGGTGGTGTTAATGTGGGGGTATCTTCCCGGAGCTTCGCAGCAGCGCATGCCGCTGCTTTCTCCAACGCCGATACAGTTTCCTGACTCCAGAGATTCCTGGAAGGACGTTTGTGCAGGTGGCTGTGGTTTCGCCCTCGCCATCTCAG GCTCGGGAAAACTCATTACTTGGGGATCAACTGATGATCAAGGCCAAAGCTATCTGACGTCAGGCAAGCATGGG GAGACTCCGGAGGAGTTTTCACTTCCAACTGAGGCTCCCGTCCTGAAGGCTGCTGCTGGTTGGGCACATTGTGTTTCAATTACAG ATAATTGCAATGTGTACACCTGGGGTTGGAAGGAGTGTGTTCCATCTGGGATGATCACCCGTAATTTCTCTGCTGGGGAAAGCGATGAAGATGATGCGTTTGAGAAACAAAATTCGGTAGCGAGTGAGCAAG TGAGCCCACGATCTCCAAGCTCAAAATCAACTTTTAGCTTGGAGTCTCATTTAGAAAATAAAAGACCTGGAGAGGAAAGCACAAAGCGAAGGAGAATTTCACCTGctaaacaagaatttgaaagtTCAATAGCCAATGATGAACCACTGTCGGCCCCACCTTGTCGTGTAGCTTTGGATCCAGGGGTGAAGATTACAGCTGTTGCTGCTGGTGGCCGTCATACCTTGGCACTATCAG ATATGGGACAGGTATGGGGTTGGGGCTATGGTGGAGAAGGACAGCTAGGTTTGGGCTCTCGGATAAAATTGGTGGCTTCACCTCACCTTATACCTTGCATTGAGCCTTATTTAAATGGAAAAGACAGTCCTTCAATGATGCCTcaaggaggtataacttcagCAGCTCATGTTCAAAAAGTTTTTGGAAGCTACATAAGGGACATTGCTTGTGGAGGTCGGCATAGTGCAGTAATTACAG ATGCTGGTGTGCTGCTTACTTTTGGCTGGGGACTATATGGGCAG TGTGGACAAGGCAATACTAATGATGTTCTGAGACCAACTGCTGTCGCATCTCTGTCAGGAACTTGTATTGAAGCATTAGCAGCTGGACTGTGGCATACAGTGTGTGTATCTGCTGACGGTCGTGTGCATGTTTTTGGTGGAAACCAATTTGGACAGTTGGGGCTGGGTACCATTACTGATCAGGCTGAG ACTCTGCCCAGGCTTTTGGATGCTCCAATTCTCGAGCACAAAAGGGCCAAAATGGTTTCTTGCGGAGCTCGACATAGTGCCATACTGACAGGTATGGCTACATATCTG AGAACAGTAAGGTATATAGCTGGGGCTGGAATAAGTATGGTCAG CTAG
- the LOC113692655 gene encoding uncharacterized protein isoform X1 has protein sequence MSGVGGRGVEEDKMESEEEITENKSKRKSPVVLMWGYLPGASQQRMPLLSPTPIQFPDSRDSWKDVCAGGCGFALAISGSGKLITWGSTDDQGQSYLTSGKHGETPEEFSLPTEAPVLKAAAGWAHCVSITDNCNVYTWGWKECVPSGMITRNFSAGESDEDDAFEKQNSVASEQVSPRSPSSKSTFSLESHLENKRPGEESTKRRRISPAKQEFESSIANDEPLSAPPCRVALDPGVKITAVAAGGRHTLALSDMGQVWGWGYGGEGQLGLGSRIKLVASPHLIPCIEPYLNGKDSPSMMPQGGITSAAHVQKVFGSYIRDIACGGRHSAVITDAGVLLTFGWGLYGQCGQGNTNDVLRPTAVASLSGTCIEALAAGLWHTVCVSADGRVHVFGGNQFGQLGLGTITDQAETLPRLLDAPILEHKRAKMVSCGARHSAILTENSKVYSWGWNKYGQLGLGDAIDRNSPCEVPIEGFLPQELACGWWHTLSLAKALS, from the exons ATGAGTGGAGTTGGAGGTAGAGGTGTGGAGGAAGACAAGATGGAGAGTGAAGAGGAAATCACCGAGAACAAAAGCAAGAGGAAGTCGCCGGTGGTGTTAATGTGGGGGTATCTTCCCGGAGCTTCGCAGCAGCGCATGCCGCTGCTTTCTCCAACGCCGATACAGTTTCCTGACTCCAGAGATTCCTGGAAGGACGTTTGTGCAGGTGGCTGTGGTTTCGCCCTCGCCATCTCAG GCTCGGGAAAACTCATTACTTGGGGATCAACTGATGATCAAGGCCAAAGCTATCTGACGTCAGGCAAGCATGGG GAGACTCCGGAGGAGTTTTCACTTCCAACTGAGGCTCCCGTCCTGAAGGCTGCTGCTGGTTGGGCACATTGTGTTTCAATTACAG ATAATTGCAATGTGTACACCTGGGGTTGGAAGGAGTGTGTTCCATCTGGGATGATCACCCGTAATTTCTCTGCTGGGGAAAGCGATGAAGATGATGCGTTTGAGAAACAAAATTCGGTAGCGAGTGAGCAAG TGAGCCCACGATCTCCAAGCTCAAAATCAACTTTTAGCTTGGAGTCTCATTTAGAAAATAAAAGACCTGGAGAGGAAAGCACAAAGCGAAGGAGAATTTCACCTGctaaacaagaatttgaaagtTCAATAGCCAATGATGAACCACTGTCGGCCCCACCTTGTCGTGTAGCTTTGGATCCAGGGGTGAAGATTACAGCTGTTGCTGCTGGTGGCCGTCATACCTTGGCACTATCAG ATATGGGACAGGTATGGGGTTGGGGCTATGGTGGAGAAGGACAGCTAGGTTTGGGCTCTCGGATAAAATTGGTGGCTTCACCTCACCTTATACCTTGCATTGAGCCTTATTTAAATGGAAAAGACAGTCCTTCAATGATGCCTcaaggaggtataacttcagCAGCTCATGTTCAAAAAGTTTTTGGAAGCTACATAAGGGACATTGCTTGTGGAGGTCGGCATAGTGCAGTAATTACAG ATGCTGGTGTGCTGCTTACTTTTGGCTGGGGACTATATGGGCAG TGTGGACAAGGCAATACTAATGATGTTCTGAGACCAACTGCTGTCGCATCTCTGTCAGGAACTTGTATTGAAGCATTAGCAGCTGGACTGTGGCATACAGTGTGTGTATCTGCTGACGGTCGTGTGCATGTTTTTGGTGGAAACCAATTTGGACAGTTGGGGCTGGGTACCATTACTGATCAGGCTGAG ACTCTGCCCAGGCTTTTGGATGCTCCAATTCTCGAGCACAAAAGGGCCAAAATGGTTTCTTGCGGAGCTCGACATAGTGCCATACTGACAG AGAACAGTAAGGTATATAGCTGGGGCTGGAATAAGTATGGTCAG CTAGGCTTGGGCGACGCCATCGACAGGAATTCCCCTTGTGAGGTTCCCATAGAAGGTTTCCTGCCACAAGAGTTAGCTTGCGGTTGGTGGCACACGCTATCACTAGCCAAAGCTTTGAGCTAA
- the LOC113692165 gene encoding zinc finger protein 10-like, translated as MPEAGRFELGSYIFLMEQARYWMWTKRKHDFGSHVFSASLPNPSSYSESWEEQAFAEDAAGGLGGCTWPPRSYTCSFCRREFKSAQALGGHMNVHRRDRARLKQSPTPHMEVLSRNHQILNPCASLDSPQICTFLYSHDSNDSDHRVVLASPSSPIRVSSPSPPPKIMDCEEKILGAPQFFSTIVDESYQKSNLSSPQSWSNLVADKYFHVPDSKNGGKGSKTVKSNGRANGEYVKADLSASLNLLLCRTRSNTSDDAEIFHTYKRRKMDETSVTLLPTSTLADEKCLLQSNLPPKMSPNSKDELDLELRLGDPPKVK; from the coding sequence ATGCCCGAAGCTGGTAGATTTGAATTAGGGTCGTACATATTTTTGATGGAGCAAGCACGATATTGGATGTGGACAAAGAGGAAACATGATTTCGGTTCACATGTATTCTCAGCATCATTACCGAATCCCAGCTCGTATAGTGAATCATGGGAAGAGCAAGCTTTTGCTGAAGATGCAGCTGGAGGGCTCGGAGGTTGCACATGGCCTCCAAGATCTTACACTTGTAGTTTTTGCAGGAGAGAATTCAAGTCAGCTCAGGCTCTAGGGGGTCACATGAATGTCCACCGCAGAGATAGGGCTAGGTTAAAGCAGTCTCCAACTCCACATATGGAAGTTCTTTCCCGCAATCACCAGATTCTGAACCCCTGTGCATCTTTGGATTCACCTCAGATATGTACTTTCTTGTACAGCCATGATTCTAATGACTCTGATCATCGAGTTGTTCTTGCATCACCTTCATCGCCTATTAGGGTTTCATCACCTTCACCACCGCCAAAGATCATGGATTGTGAAGAAAAGATATTGGGCGCCCCTCAATTCTTTTCTACTATCGTCGATGAAAGTTACCAAAAGAGTAACCTGTCGTCTCCTCAATCCTGGTCAAACTTGGTTGCAGACAAATATTTCCATGTCCCAGATTCGAAGAATGGAGGCAAGGGTTCCAAAACGGTTAAGTCAAATGGTAGGGCTAATGGAGAATATGTCAAAGCCGATTTGTCTGCGAGCTTGAATTTGCTACTTTGTCGAACCCGTTCAAATACATCTGATGACGCTGAAATCTTTCACACGTATAAGAGACGGAAAATGGATGAAACTTCAGTCACTTTGTTGCCAACATCAACTCTTGCTGATGAAAAATGTCTTCTTCAGTCAAATTTGCCGCCTAAAATGAGCCCTAACTCCAAAGACGAATTAGATCTTGAGCTGAGGCTTGGCGATCCACCAAAGGTGAAGTAA
- the LOC113692655 gene encoding ultraviolet-B receptor UVR8-like isoform X2, producing MSGVGGRGVEEDKMESEEEITENKSKRKSPVVLMWGYLPGASQQRMPLLSPTPIQFPDSRDSWKDVCAGGCGFALAISGSGKLITWGSTDDQGQSYLTSGKHGETPEEFSLPTEAPVLKAAAGWAHCVSITDNCNVYTWGWKECVPSGMITRNFSAGESDEDDAFEKQNSVASEQVSPRSPSSKSTFSLESHLENKRPGEESTKRRRISPAKQEFESSIANDEPLSAPPCRVALDPGVKITAVAAGGRHTLALSDMGQVWGWGYGGEGQLGLGSRIKLVASPHLIPCIEPYLNGKDSPSMMPQGGITSAAHVQKVFGSYIRDIACGGRHSAVITDAGVLLTFGWGLYGQCGQGNTNDVLRPTAVASLSGTCIEALAAGLWHTVCVSADGRVHVFGGNQFGQLGLGTITDQAETLPRLLDAPILEHKRAKMVSCGARHSAILTGMATYLRTVRYIAGAGISMVRYY from the exons ATGAGTGGAGTTGGAGGTAGAGGTGTGGAGGAAGACAAGATGGAGAGTGAAGAGGAAATCACCGAGAACAAAAGCAAGAGGAAGTCGCCGGTGGTGTTAATGTGGGGGTATCTTCCCGGAGCTTCGCAGCAGCGCATGCCGCTGCTTTCTCCAACGCCGATACAGTTTCCTGACTCCAGAGATTCCTGGAAGGACGTTTGTGCAGGTGGCTGTGGTTTCGCCCTCGCCATCTCAG GCTCGGGAAAACTCATTACTTGGGGATCAACTGATGATCAAGGCCAAAGCTATCTGACGTCAGGCAAGCATGGG GAGACTCCGGAGGAGTTTTCACTTCCAACTGAGGCTCCCGTCCTGAAGGCTGCTGCTGGTTGGGCACATTGTGTTTCAATTACAG ATAATTGCAATGTGTACACCTGGGGTTGGAAGGAGTGTGTTCCATCTGGGATGATCACCCGTAATTTCTCTGCTGGGGAAAGCGATGAAGATGATGCGTTTGAGAAACAAAATTCGGTAGCGAGTGAGCAAG TGAGCCCACGATCTCCAAGCTCAAAATCAACTTTTAGCTTGGAGTCTCATTTAGAAAATAAAAGACCTGGAGAGGAAAGCACAAAGCGAAGGAGAATTTCACCTGctaaacaagaatttgaaagtTCAATAGCCAATGATGAACCACTGTCGGCCCCACCTTGTCGTGTAGCTTTGGATCCAGGGGTGAAGATTACAGCTGTTGCTGCTGGTGGCCGTCATACCTTGGCACTATCAG ATATGGGACAGGTATGGGGTTGGGGCTATGGTGGAGAAGGACAGCTAGGTTTGGGCTCTCGGATAAAATTGGTGGCTTCACCTCACCTTATACCTTGCATTGAGCCTTATTTAAATGGAAAAGACAGTCCTTCAATGATGCCTcaaggaggtataacttcagCAGCTCATGTTCAAAAAGTTTTTGGAAGCTACATAAGGGACATTGCTTGTGGAGGTCGGCATAGTGCAGTAATTACAG ATGCTGGTGTGCTGCTTACTTTTGGCTGGGGACTATATGGGCAG TGTGGACAAGGCAATACTAATGATGTTCTGAGACCAACTGCTGTCGCATCTCTGTCAGGAACTTGTATTGAAGCATTAGCAGCTGGACTGTGGCATACAGTGTGTGTATCTGCTGACGGTCGTGTGCATGTTTTTGGTGGAAACCAATTTGGACAGTTGGGGCTGGGTACCATTACTGATCAGGCTGAG ACTCTGCCCAGGCTTTTGGATGCTCCAATTCTCGAGCACAAAAGGGCCAAAATGGTTTCTTGCGGAGCTCGACATAGTGCCATACTGACAGGTATGGCTACATATCTG AGAACAGTAAGGTATATAGCTGGGGCTGGAATAAGTATGGTCAGGTATTATTGA
- the LOC113694221 gene encoding probable ribosome biogenesis protein RLP24 isoform X1, whose translation MRLEKCWFCSSTIYPGHGIQFVRNDAKIFRFCRSKCHKNFKMKRNPRKVKWTKAYRRLHGKDMTQDSTFEFERKRNKPERYDRNLAENTLKAIKKIDKVRVDREARHHAMRMKGKKAMERKEAAKELEQSIHMVKAPAALQQEASLTLPKIKVKVSQEQSQENRMEE comes from the exons ATGAGGTTGGAGAAATGCTGGTTCTGTTCCTCGACAATATATCCGGGTCATGGTATTCAGTTTGTCAGAAATGACGCAAAG ATCTTCCGATTTTGTAGGTCAAAATGCCACAAGAATTTTAAGATGAAGAGAAACCCTCGCAAAGTTAAATGGACCAAGGCTTACAGAAGATTGCACGGGAAGGATATGACTCAG GATTCAACATTTGAATTTGAACGGAAGAGAAATAAGCCAGAAAGATATGACAGGAACCTAGCAGAGAATACATTGAAGGCCATAAAGAAAATTGATAAAGTCAGAGTTGACAGGGAGGCTAGACACCATGCAATGAG GatgaaaggaaagaaagctaTGGAACGGAAAGAGGCAGCTAAGGAATTGGAGCAGAGCATCCACATGGTCAAAGCTCCTGCTGCTCTTCAACAAGAGGCATCTCTCACATTGCCAAAGATCAAGGTGAAGGTTTCCCAAGAGCAGTCGCAAGAAAATCGTATGGAAGAGTAG